Genomic DNA from Pygocentrus nattereri isolate fPygNat1 chromosome 11, fPygNat1.pri, whole genome shotgun sequence:
GCataaagtctctctctctgtctcagctGTGAAAACACCATCATTAATAGACTAAtagaaaaacaatcaaaataaaatggaataaaatatctttacattaactcaaatgttaagaatgtttttgccttctgaaatgttcacattttggATAgtcagtcatatgcaaaagtttacatttttacaaaattacatttttttaaattacatttttaaagtgaaaataagttaacacatcctatacagagaacacgcttaaatatgagtttaacatgttgagaaaaatataaaatttgatataacttttgcatgttttatgtttccacactttgtttatattatgtTGAAGTGTGTTctgctccagcatccccccgcgaccctgacggagaagcggcttagaaaatggatggatggatggatgaagtgtgttctcttttGAGAATGTCTGCTTTTGAGAAAGtttacttacaaaatcaacataacgtccaggggtgcccaaacttttgcacacaattgTACATGTGTTTACAATATGTTTTTTGGGCACATACAATGTGATGCATACATTTCTTAAAAGAGAAGGCTTAATATGTGGGGAAAAATGCTTTTTCACAAATTTTAATTCTTAAGTAATCTTAATCTCTGCATGTGATCTATGCAGTCATTTTTTAATCTGTTGGGTTTCTTTCTAATTGACAGTTGACAGATCGAGTGATTGACCGCATGAAGGAGTCTCCTCAAGCGGTGAATCAATGCCCTCAGTCAAAAAGGCAAGCACATCCACCTGTAGCTAAGCCTGCAGCCCCTCTGGGTCAGCCATGGATACCTGGTGAGCACTTGGGGCCAATTTCGCCACGTCCTCCTTCTTATGTTAGTTCTTTGGTACCACCACCTCTCCAAGAGCCTGTACCTCCTGCTGTGCCGCTTGGTTCTGTGACTCAGGAGACTCCGACACCTGGGGATTCATCTGCACCTACTGTGGAAGCGATTCCACTACTCTCTCCTACTGAGCCTACAGCTCAGGAACATATAACAACACCTCCGCCTACTGAGCTTGTCTCTATAGCTTCATCTCCACCTACTGAATTCTTAACAGGAGCAGCTTCTCGTTTTGAAGCTGTAGACAAATTTCCATCAGCCCCCAGTGAACATTCTGAGCCTGTGATCACAACCCCTCCAACTACTACTGAACCCCTAGCTGCAAGTACTCCTGCTGAACAAGGCGAGCTGCTCACCACCACCTCGTCTTCAGCTGAACCAGCCAGTGTAGCCATACCTACAGTGGTTGAAACTGAATCATCACCGTCACCTGATTCTCCACTAACTGTGCCAGTGTCCCTAGTTGAGGAGCCAGTCACAGTGGAATCCTCAGAGATTCCATTAGACACTTTACCTGGACATGATGAACCCACTGAGATGCATAGGTCTCCACCTGGTGAGCCTGTCCCCTCACCCTCACCTCTTTCCATTCCTATgccttcttctgcttctctAGTGCCCCCCCAGTCCTCTTCTGCTCTGGCTGTACCTTCTGAACTCCCCTCACTTGGGCAGCTGGGACCATCTCCTACTGAGGAGACCCCAGCTCCACCATCTTCTGCCAATATCGCAGAGTCTCCTGTTGCTTCAGGGCTGCCTCCCCTTACTGAAACATTCAGCCCACTAACCTGTCTGCCCAAACCACAGGCTGCAGGTAAGACTGGATTCCTGGAATCAATGTGCATCATATTCATGTTGTTGCGAGAAAACCTATGaatacattgtgtgtttttatgagaAATAGTCAATATTTAAGCCTTACTTACATCTCCACTAGGGGTCACCACTTTTGGAGAGTCCAGGTGAAtgtcctgctctaacacaccaaCTATACTTAATGACAAGTAGGCTTGTCATAATTATTACACAATCGCCTGATCACAGTTATTTGAGAATAATTTCCCTcagttgttagctttcacagTCATATGTTTactttgcattaaacagtgttgGGCTGAGACAACTGCATAttcttaaaacacatttattaagATATATCGTGGACCTTAATGGTACTAGTCTTAATAGTCgcatacaataaacaaaaaagacgATTACGTTATCAGTCATCATTATTTATTTGGAAATAGGCCTAGTAACTAccagatgagttgaatcagcAATGTTTGAGCAGAGAAACCACCAAACTGAGCTGCACTCTTCAAGACCAGAATAGACTAGCCCTGGTGTACAGAAACAACCACTTTGCTGTCTTTGTTATTTAGTTAATGAGGAAGAACTGAGGAAGCAGATCAGAGATGATTTGCAGAAACAGCTGCAAGAAGAGATGAAGATGGCAGAGCTGAAGATTCAGCAACAGTAAGTTGCTGAGTCAGATCAGTTTTACTATCTGCATGCATTTACTTTAgacatttacttttattgtttatgGTTTGTTTATCAAGAATTAGACCAAAATATAGCACTTGTGTGTTcgtatatgtttgtgttgttttaggTTGGAGGAGGAGAAAGTAAAGGCTGAGGCAGAGGCTGAGGCCAAAGCTCAGCTGCAGATCCAGGCAGAGGTTCAAAAGGTTCTAGAAAGAGAGCAAATAGCCCTTCAGCAGTCTCTAAAAGATGCTGTGATGAAGGAGCGTATGAAAACTGAGGATGAGCGGCTTGTATCCCAGTATTATGTAAGGCATACTGAGGTCACAATACATGcatgtgtgggtgtctgtgtgcaCTTCTATGTTCTCTTCTATTTGTGTTCTCATGCATATATTGTCCATTTTCACAGTTCACAACTCATAGCCTTCCCTGAGTTAGAACAGGGTTAACCTTTAATGCCATCAAATCTTATCTAACCAACGGCCTCTCTTTAATAGCATCTCTAATACAGCAACCTGCTTATGTAATTAAGCTTTGCTAAGCTTGCAGTGCATTGTTGAAAAAGGTGAAAGTTAGGGCATTTATTTTATACATACTCTACTCCTGCTTACACCAAAGCATCATTGATAACACTTTGCAACTTAATCATTATCTAATAGTTTATTAATAACTGTTAATTATCTTATAACTGTTGcatatgcataaataaatgcacCCATTTAAATTATTTACCATTTACTGAGCAGCATatgaaaaatgagtaaatattccAAATTGTACAAACCCATTCTTGGTGATAATATTTTAAGCAATATTAAAGATttactttcattaaaaatgtactgtttattaATTGGCTATATCCTGCTTTAAATTATTTAGTAGTTGTTCTTTGCAGCTTTGTGATGCACAGATTTTTCCTTAGTTAATCATTATTAAGTGGTTGATATAAAATGGATTAAATGTTAATTGGACTTTTTTGGTTAAAAGATTGTGACTTaattttataatgtatttataaacgTTGCTCATATTGGTTATTACACATGCATATCAGATGTTTATGAAAAGCATTTTATTATATGTCACTAAGAGAATGGTTAATAATTCAAATGGTAGcatttattgtgttattaaGGTACAACATCTCTGTCCAAAAAAACCTCCAAAAacaacaagtatctccaaaatatacATTCGGACCATTCACTATAGAAGTTTTGCACAGTGTGAAGGGCCGCTGCTCTGTTCAAGTGATTTAAGTAAACATTGAAACAATGGTTCGAAATTACTTAGAATAAAGTCTCTTTACttttacatacattaaaagtaaagaatgtttttgccttgcctGTAAAGGTAATATTTTGTACAGCAAAATATGTAATAGTTCTATAATTATTAACTATCACAAACATAATTATAAAGTTGCAATTTATGTGGACTGCAGTGTGTTACCACATCACTTTATGATCCAAACTTCAAGCTAAGCAGTTTTACACATTTAACCAGCAAGCTTTGTTTAGCTCATAGAAAACAtgattatttacatatacagtaacACCTTCTGTTCATTTTACTTTAATTGTATCTTCCTCCTTATATATCCCTTgttctttattctttcttttttttctttctggctCTGCTATTGCATTTCAGTGGACGGAGAGGAAGGTGAGCATGGTGCAGCTCTGTCCTGCCTACTGCATGCTCCTACACTCTTTCATTTCCAGCTCTTCCTTCAATGTTATGAAATTCTGTTAAGCCCAGGTTTTCTGTAGCGCATATGTAAAATAACAGCTTTACATGTCAGTTAACTGTATTTATGAGATGGTGTAATGCTCAGTTTTAATGCTGCACAGCTCTCAGTATTATTACTTGTGCATTTATTGAAGATCGCAGTAGTTGCATAATGTAGAGTCACAGCTCATTTGTGTTCTGCATACAGCAAGTCTCTTTGTGTTCCTGAAACAGATCCAGAAgctggaggagaaagagagagacctgGCAAAGCAGGATTCGCTGTATAAGGAGCAGATTACCAAGCTGGAGGAGAAAGTAAGAAATAACACTGCTCTAGCACACATGACAGCTTTATTTTCAGATCCGCCAAATAGGGCCTCAGTAGGTTTGAATAATTGACATAATTTCATATGTTTTTCACGCTGTGGCTCTCCTGTCCATGTTAAAACACTGTCCTGTCCTTTCTGTCTTATCATAGACTGCGATGTTCACCAGAGTCACAGCAGAAAGCTTCAAAAAGGGTTTGGAGGACACTCATAACCGTTTCAAGTGAGTGGCCTACTGTATGTGCTCTGTGCTTATAATAGCATATTCCCTTGGAAAGCCACTTCAGTGTAACTCAGATCTGAATTTTAGTTAATTATGAAGCTGCAGAACTGGTGGTGAAAATTATACAGAGGCAAACCTAGTGTTCCTTTAGAGTGAACCTTGAACAGAAGTGAAAGCATTCCTAACAGACGCAAAGTGCTCCTTTTACATAAGGTCTTCTTATGacatttatgtggttttatgtaccagaaACACTGGTAATTCACTTGTACGTGGCCATTTACCAAACTTTGTTTATCTTTTAGAATTAACCAGCTGcctttgttactgtgcctttaagaattTAACAACCTGTTCTGTattgtgccacatttaaaaagaagtacaggctaaaacactccttatacaTTTCAGTGATATGAATGGATGTGCTAACCTCCTGTAaactgaataggtggatatacactcaccggtcactttattagatacaccttgctagtaaaaggttggacccccttttgccttcagaactgccttaattgttcgtggcagactttcaacaaggtgttggaaacattcctcagagattttggttggt
This window encodes:
- the chchd3b gene encoding coiled-coil-helix-coiled-coil-helix domain containing 3b isoform X2 — translated: MGGNSSSKLDPFEASDGEGLTVVTGIRLTDRVIDRMKESPQAVNQCPQSKRQAHPPVAKPAAPLGQPWIPGEHLGPISPRPPSYVSSLVPPPLQEPVPPAVPLGSVTQETPTPGDSSAPTVEAIPLLSPTEPTAQEHITTPPPTELVSIASSPPTEFLTGAASRFEAVDKFPSAPSEHSEPVITTPPTTTEPLAASTPAEQGELLTTTSSSAEPASVAIPTVVETESSPSPDSPLTVPVSLVEEPVTVESSEIPLDTLPGHDEPTEMHRSPPGEPVPSPSPLSIPMPSSASLVPPQSSSALAVPSELPSLGQLGPSPTEETPAPPSSANIAESPVASGLPPLTETFSPLTCLPKPQAAVNEEELRKQIRDDLQKQLQEEMKMAELKIQQQLEEEKVKAEAEAEAKAQLQIQAEVQKVLEREQIALQQSLKDAVMKERMKTEDERLVSQYYIQKLEEKERDLAKQDSLYKEQITKLEEKTAMFTRVTAESFKKGLEDTHNRFKRYQIKPVCSELQSEILKCYKDNTGQTLTCSNIASLYMQCVDNAKQVYPSFPLCFLKGWLESDIFPLACFSIYANT
- the chchd3b gene encoding coiled-coil-helix-coiled-coil-helix domain containing 3b isoform X3 — protein: MGGNSSSKLDPFEASDGEGLTVVTGIRLTDRVIDRMKESPQAVNQCPQSKRQAHPPVAKPAAPLGQPWIPGEHLGPISPRPPSYVSSLVPPPLQEPVPPAVPLGSVTQETPTPGDSSAPTVEAIPLLSPTEPTAQEHITTPPPTELVSIASSPPTEFLTGAASRFEAVDKFPSAPSEHSEPVITTPPTTTEPLAASTPAEQGELLTTTSSSAEPASVAIPTVVETESSPSPDSPLTVPVSLVEEPVTVESSEIPLDTLPGHDEPTEMHRSPPGEPVPSPSPLSIPMPSSASLVPPQSSSALAVPSELPSLGQLGPSPTEETPAPPSSANIAESPVASGLPPLTETFSPLTCLPKPQAAVNEEELRKQIRDDLQKQLQEEMKMAELKIQQQLEEEKVKAEAEAEAKAQLQIQAEVQKVLEREQIALQQSLKDAVMKERMKTEDERLVSQYYWTERKIQKLEEKERDLAKQDSLYKEQITKLEEKTAMFTRVTAESFKKGLEDTHNRFKRYQIKPVCSELQSEILKCYKDNTGQTLTCSNIASLYMQCVDNAKQNKKVSTGG
- the chchd3b gene encoding coiled-coil-helix-coiled-coil-helix domain containing 3b isoform X1 — translated: MGGNSSSKLDPFEASDGEGLTVVTGIRLTDRVIDRMKESPQAVNQCPQSKRQAHPPVAKPAAPLGQPWIPGEHLGPISPRPPSYVSSLVPPPLQEPVPPAVPLGSVTQETPTPGDSSAPTVEAIPLLSPTEPTAQEHITTPPPTELVSIASSPPTEFLTGAASRFEAVDKFPSAPSEHSEPVITTPPTTTEPLAASTPAEQGELLTTTSSSAEPASVAIPTVVETESSPSPDSPLTVPVSLVEEPVTVESSEIPLDTLPGHDEPTEMHRSPPGEPVPSPSPLSIPMPSSASLVPPQSSSALAVPSELPSLGQLGPSPTEETPAPPSSANIAESPVASGLPPLTETFSPLTCLPKPQAAVNEEELRKQIRDDLQKQLQEEMKMAELKIQQQLEEEKVKAEAEAEAKAQLQIQAEVQKVLEREQIALQQSLKDAVMKERMKTEDERLVSQYYWTERKIQKLEEKERDLAKQDSLYKEQITKLEEKTAMFTRVTAESFKKGLEDTHNRFKRYQIKPVCSELQSEILKCYKDNTGQTLTCSNIASLYMQCVDNAKQVYPSFPLCFLKGWLESDIFPLACFSIYANT